The Danaus plexippus chromosome 12, MEX_DaPlex, whole genome shotgun sequence DNA window ataagataaacgttgtttcatttaaaagattttttaatataatacacaaaaaacaaaattatataataaatttagtaacTTTCATAAATAAGAAGATGCTATGTTGAATATTCGGCATGAAGAGgagacaatatttatttatttaaaaacagagAAGAGACTCAAAAACTCGATAAGGTGTACGCAACTACATGGAAGACAGCCCAATCGGTAATAGAATATTCTCCTAAAAGATTCTTAAAAGTCTGATGCAGTATTAAAAGGCTattacaaaaagtaaataaaactatacataCCAGGAGTAACACGCATAAATAACACAATGTTTGTTTAACTTAAGAAAgacagaaatttaatattctattattatagatttaattgatattaagttataacttttttttttattaaaatttttacggtttttaaaacattgaaaggTTAAAAGGttcttgaaaatatatgtagtttgGGTTTCCCTCAGaaaatattgtctttaattttgtttttatacgatatcttttatttttaatatacatgtgagtaaaagtaaaaagacAAGGTTTAttagtctttaaaaatatttgacattgtGTCTCCACTCACCcgtaaattataatctgtacacaaattataatctatatataacatcaaatttaagatatatcagtcgtatatatgaaaaacatagcattttgtttgaaaaataaatatatgttaattttctgtctgtctgtctgtctgtctgttcgcgacaaatagaaaaactactgcaccgattattattaaacagatATCACCGCTCAATAGCGTGATTTTCGAGGAAGATTTtagtataatttgttaagttttgtatttacttgtgtgaacattaacgatatttgttgaagatgtcgagAAAACATGAGCCATCTGaaagcttttaacgaaaatgcGACTAaagaattgtgtatcttattcaggtctacagaaaagtccgcggtggcattTGTCTaaaccttaaggataacatactatacacatattacaaatttgaaaaattggCCTTCCTAAAacatttattggaaagctatttacataaatacggtattaagacttatcataataaattacttcgtttgcAAGGCTACAGCAGTAtctgttatttctttttaaatcatttaaatcggacgtaccatttgaaagacatcataataaaagtttaataattctcagaattaaataggctattttatatttgtaaatagtcCGTGCGAAGCCGTGGCTGGTACctggtttataataaaatgatagttgataaaacattttctttctaaCAGTTTCCTACGGGTAATAAAATGTAGGGTTCAACAGTTGATACAATTAGACACaatgtgtttttgtttataataaatagctgCTTGATATaacgttaattaataatagtttgtataaaaataaaacgattttgAGCTAATAAactgaaattgaaatatagGATGAAAAATACATCGACAAAAGAAGCCAATTTTCAACCTCCGGGATATCAAGATTCGGTTGCTTTACCAATTAAGCTATTGTGTCTTGATTAGAGTCGGAGATACCATTGATTAggatattagtaaaaaaatctcaGAGACGGCACCTCCGTCACAGTGCGAcggtaaatatttacatagataATTGAAAGCGtctgttattatttagatacgttgagaaatttatagttataaatacataacgcCTTACAAATaacttgataatatatttgatatcgagtaaaatacttcatatttaaacctcatgataaaatattttacgtacaTTGCATCCAAAGGTCTGCATAATGTTATGGTGGGTTATTAGACTTGCGATTGGAAAATTACTGGTACGAGGAGTAGTAATCTCTCTAACAAGATTTGTGAAACGTTTTATAATAGCAGTCAAAGTCAGATCAAGATATAGAGATTACGGGAAACCTAAATCCACTTGTCAAGATGGATGTATCAATTTAGTTATTActaattaatgttaacaatTGTTTCATAGCAACATGTCATAAGGCTTGAATCCAAGCATATTGACGAGCttaatatgagaaaaatatatattttgttttagttgtaataataataatcatttatcaAAACTAAGGATAAAATGACATACCTACTCCCGTTCTACTTAGATACTAAATCTGATTTAAACACCGCAAATTACAATAGGtctgcataaaaaaaaatagagttTTAATCGGccaggtaaataaaaaaaataatgatatttacattttattataaatatattataaaaagtgtcGATTTTTATCAATTCTATCTATTATCTATTAGTTCGTCAGAGGAGCTCTTCACCAACCATGAACCAGATGACCGGCGCCATGGGCCAGGGGCGCATGAAGAAGGGCGGAGTGAGCGAGGGGAGCGGCGATGACGCTGTGGGCTACTGGAGCTACATGAGCCACAACAGCTGGGCTGGAGCGGACATCCACACGAGATTGATGAGAAACTGCGGCAGGAGCGATAGCGTGAGCAACTACTGGGGCGGCGACAGCGTGAGCGACGACGGGCGCTGCTACAGCGTGGGACACGATAGCTGGGCTAGACACAACATCCACACGTGACTGATGAGACACGGCAGAAGGTGCGATGATGGGTGCGCTGTAGGCAATGTGGCCCAGGGAACGCTTCTTCAGGTAGTGTCCGTGTCCGGCGAGACCGAAAGCAGCGTGTCCCAAAAGAGGAGCATATGCGGCATGAGCAGCAACTACCGGAGCAGCGTGGGCTACAATTGCAGGGCTTGAGCGGACGTCCACACGGGATTGGTGAGACACTGCTGCAGGTGCGATGGCGTGAGCGACCACTGGGGCGGCGACGGCGTGAGCAAGGACGGGTGCAGCAACTGCGTGTGACACAATAGCAGGGCTAGATACAACATCTACACGAGATTGGTGAGAGACGGCAGCAGGAGCGATAATAGGAGCACTGTAAGCAATGTGTCCTAGAGAGCGCTTCTTGAGGTAGTGTCCGTGTCCGGCGAGACCCAGGGCTGAGTGACCCAAGTAAGGGGTGGCATAAGCGGCGACCACAGGAGCAGCATGAGCTACCAGGGCTGGGCTATGGTGAACATCCACCCGAGATTGATGAGACACGGCAGCAGGAGCGGCGACCACTGCAGGGGCAACGACTGCGGCGTGAGCAACTGGAGATACAACTGCAGCGTGGGCAAGGGAAGAGTGTTCCAATGCCTTGGCTTGAAGGTGAAGGGCGCGAGCATTAATTACTTCAGCTGTATCTAGAGGCCGGCCATGGGGATCCAAAACTAATGCAGCATGGTTATAGGGCTGCACCAACGGTACAATGGACCCGCAGGCCACGGTAGCTAGAGCACATAACACCACCAGCGTATTCATTTTGAACGTGGTCTGTGTTTTGTCTGACGACTAAGATCACTTCAACCTTTAACGGGCGACTGATAATTTTGACTCGCCTGCGTGGATATTTATAGTGaatgttcaaaattaaaaagtaaggCGATTTCCGTGAACAAATATAGAGCTTAAACAACGTgagttgtaaataataagaacaaCCTTGCTTGTGACTCATTTATTTCGTGGTTAGTGTACGGCGGATGTCATATGtaaattatctattaaaagttattatatatttatatctgaacGTAGGGGAAGAAGAGATTATCTCAAAAGTTATAAATCAACCATTATAGGTtaactttttttgtaaaatttaatatgcaaCAAGGTTAATTGTTGTTAAATTGACCTTGGCATTGATATTTTACGTAACTTCTTTAGCTTTTCACGTAAAACAGGTTTATAAACTACTATTctcttcatataattattttaaatcacatatATCGCAAATCATTACTTTTCCTAAATATGTACCAAAACGCTGgctatatttactttaaaacacgTAATGATAATGATTTCTTGAAAGAcaggaaataatatatataaaaaatagctcTCTATACTCTAGTAATGCTTGTTTAGAATTATGTTCTATTGTCACGTAGTATAGTATGATATGTAGTAGTATATATACACTATACTATGCAGGATGAGCTTCTAAAATGaatatgacatttttatgtaacaattaAGTCTCGTGTAATTTTATGCATTTCAAAGTCAACACTAAGTTGTGACattgaaaaattacaatcGCGTCTTTCTGTtcaatatacatgtatatgacTATCGAgcgaaataaaacttatatttacagGATTTGACTTGAGTCTTtacttacaacaaaatattcaatacacGAATTAAGTTTAGTAGGTCATTTTCTGTTTCGTAATTGTTTCGCGgcatatattttgcaaatttacAAATACCGTGACCATGAAGATTGTACATCGcccacaaaataaaaatgtacttttgttatcttatttatctaattataaatttttttgcttatattattgtacatatatatgttgtatatgtttataaaatgtgaaagGTTTTTAGACCTctgtttagtaaaaaataatgcacagatttaaaataaactgttcATTGCGCAAGCTGAGGTAAATAAGTACCCAAAAGTCGATTATTCTTAGCTGatatatttcgtatatattttttcgctTCCGAACTCTCGGCaactaatattgaataaagagaaattaagaaatacttaaataatgatGATATCGGCAAGGGATAACTGATCTTGTACAGCGATTTGTTTTTGAATTGTcgtgtataaaataagtaaatagagTTGTTTCGGATGAATTAAAGACAATagatattaatacaaacatttttaaactaaagtcAATAATCTGCCTACAAAAGATCTTGTGCCTACtctaaagtaaatttaatctaTGTTTTATCcatgtttaaatatgtttaaattacatattccgattgttattatacacatctttctatttcaaaaataaattataactaggAAGTTTATTTATCCGAATTGCCCTAGAAAggaaacagattttttaaaactcgTGTGTAATAAGGATTCATTGTTAGAAAATCTATATGTGCAGAATTATACTATATGTCCATAgcaatactaaaattattatattcttacatataatatacattcatACGAATTTTACACTTATGTGTATaagcttttttatatagaagttTTAAATCACAATTCACACAATCAAAATACCAAAAGTATCACGGAGCGTCTATTTAATATGCGACGTATTTTCTAGTTTCTATAATGCAATGCCTACATGCGAAGAATGTCcggcattaaaattttaatgaaatgctgtaattttttttgtattgtctCCGAGATCTTGCGTAAAGAATTAGTAGATAAATTTAGAACTAGAattattgaattgtttattgaaataaatctttttgtaggataaaatataatttaaatattaattgaattggataatcaatataataattgatgaattATGTATGGGCTGGATcagaacaaatttaaatttagttttttggtAGTATTTTTTACGCCACAAAAGTATGTAATTGCTGATAAGAGatgagttataatttaaactttgtatAAGATATTTGGCGTTATTTGCTAAATTGGGTCTTTTGAATGATAGATTCTTTGATTttctaacttttttatttataaatatttttttttacttttatattttgcatatttataGCTAGTAGTTCGTCAGAGGGGCTCTTCACCAACCATGTACTAAATGACCGGCGCCATGGGCCAGGGGCGCATGAAGAAGGGCGGAGTGAGCGAGGGGAGCGGTGATGACGCTGTGGGCTACTGGAGCTACATGAGCGACAACAGCTGGGCTGGAGCGGACATCCACACGAGATTGATGAGAAACTGCGGCAGGAGCGATAGCGTGAGCAACTACTGGGGCGGCGACAGCGTGAGCGACGACGGGTGCTGCTACAGCGTGGGACACGATAGCTGGGCTAGACACAACATCCACACGAGACTGATGAGACACAGCAGAAGGAGCGATGATGGGTGCGCTGTAGGCAATGTGGCCCAGGGAACGCTTCTTCAGGTAGTGTCCGTGTCCGGCGAGTCCCAGAGCAGCGTGTCCTAAGGGCGCAGCATATGAGGCATGAGCGGCAACTACTGGGGCAGCGGCAATAACAGGAGCAGCGTGAGCTACGATGGCAGGGCTTGAACGGATGTCTACGCGGGATTGGTGGGATACTGCGGCAGGGGCAGCGACTACGGCGGGAGCGATGACAGCAGCATGTGCAGCGGGAGCTAAGATAGCTGCGTGGCTAAGGTGGGCTGGCTCCAGAGCTTTAGCTTGTAGGTGTAAAGCGCGGGCATTGATCACTGCAGCAGTATCAAGGGGCCGTCCATGAGGGTCCAGTACTAGTGCTGGTGCATGTAGGGGCTGTGCCAAAGGTGCCAGAGGCACAATGGAGCCGCAAGCCACAGCGGCGAGAGCAAAGAACACCACCATCGATTTCATTATGAACGTGGTCTGTGTTTGTCTGACGAACGAGATCACTTCAAACCGTGCACGGCCGACTGATAAATTTGACTCACACTCAACCTTATTTATACTGAAcggatataattaaaaagtaaggCAATTTCTGTGGGTAATTGGACTGTAAAGCTAGAACAATGTCTGGTGTCAATAAAATGTGCGACCTCGGAGCATGTGGCGGTCATAACCAAAGAATTTCGTGGTCACATAAAGTTGTGCGCAACGCACATACTTCTCGTCCGTGTAGAGATACCATCGGTTACTTAAcgcattcataaaataatatatttaaagtgcaTGAAcgtgttttgtattttaaaatatatatatcaaaaatttgtgCAATATTGCAATCAGcggaatataaaatgtgttcaGATTTAAtggatttcaaaatattttgttacacgGTTGTCTAAATTCAGGTTTTGCTAATATGCTATTCTATAATTCGACTAATGGTATATTTGTTGTGAATAGAAAGGCAGCATAGTTTAGTAACTGGCACCGGGTGTACACAAAGAAAGGAATCGCGCAGTTAACATAGCCACCAAGCTCAAAGGTAGTAAAATTGTATCCGTGATAAACAGCATGTTCTTTCAGCGTttataaccttttttattttggtatgTTTATTTACTCAGTTATAGATTACCAACTAAGGACTAAACTTCAATGTTATAAGTTACTAAGTAATgactatttttctttaaactttcagctacaaaatatcataaaattaaaaaagaaaaaaataaaatactgtcgtaatttatagttttaccaaattatttattg harbors:
- the LOC133319132 gene encoding pupal cuticle protein G1A-like — its product is MNTLVVLCALATVACGSIVPLVQPYNHAALVLDPHGRPLDTAEVINARALHLQAKALEHSSLAHAAVVSPVAHAAVVAPAVVAAPAAVSHQSRVDVHHSPALVAHAAPVVAAYATPYLGHSALGLAGHGHYLKKRSLGHIAYSAPIIAPAAVSHQSRVDVVSSPAIVSHAVAAPVLAHAVAAPVVAHAIAPAAVSHQSRVDVRSSPAIVAHAAPVVAAHAAYAPLLGHAAFGLAGHGHYLKKRSLGHIAYSAPIIAPSAVSHQSRVDVVSSPAIVSHAVAAPVVAHAVAAPVVAHAIAPAAVSHQSRVDVRSSPAVVAHVAPVAHSVIAAPLAHSALLHAPLAHGAGHLVHGW
- the LOC116772677 gene encoding cuticle protein 16.5-like translates to MKSMVVFFALAAVACGSIVPLAPLAQPLHAPALVLDPHGRPLDTAAVINARALHLQAKALEPAHLSHAAILAPAAHAAVIAPAVVAAPAAVSHQSRVDIRSSPAIVAHAAPVIAAAPVVAAHASYAAPLGHAALGLAGHGHYLKKRSLGHIAYSAPIIAPSAVSHQSRVDVVSSPAIVSHAVAAPVVAHAVAAPVVAHAIAPAAVSHQSRVDVRSSPAVVAHVAPVAHSVITAPLAHSALLHAPLAHGAGHLVHGW